The segment TTGACGCGGCGAACAAATATGTGCTGACCCGCGGCGACCAGCCCCTCGAATGGCAGAACAGCCATCGCCTTGCGGGCATCGAGGATGTCGCACGGAATAAGCACAGTGAAGGGTCCGACATCATCATTCAGGGATCGAGCACGATCTATCCAGACCTGCTGGCAGCGGGCCTGATCGACGAACTGGTGCTGATGACCTTTCCAGTGGTGCTCGGCCAAGGCAAGCGGCTGTTCGGCGGCGGCACCCCCGTCGACAAATTCGAGATGATCGACCACCGGGTGACCGACCAAGGCACGGTCATCGCCACCTACCGGCCTGGCGGAAAGCTGCCGCCTTACCCGGCGGAAGGCCCGATCGGCGCGAAGAGCGAGCGCGAGGCTGAACGCCAGCGCAAAATGGCGGCGGGGATCTGGTGATGCTGCAACTCTACGGGCATCCATTCTCGTCCTACACCTGGAAGGCGCTGATCCCGCTTTATGCGAACGAGACCCCGTTCGAGTTCCGCTCGGTCGACCCGGGTGAGGGCGCGGAGCATGGCGCTTTCGTCGCGGCCGCACACCCGGCGGGCAAGTTCCCGGTGCTGATCGATGGCGCCACCACGGTGGTTGAGGCAACTGCGATCGTGGAATACCTCGCGGTGCACCACCCCGGCGCGGCGCCGTTGGTCCCCGCCGATCCAGCGGAGGCGGTCGTCGCCCGGATGCTGGACCGTGTGTTTGACAACTACGTCATGCACCACATGACCCGCGTGGTGTTGGCGCACATCGTGGGCGGCGAAAGTCCCGATCAGGCGGAGATTGCGAGCGCGAAGGAATCCCTGCGCCGCGTGTATCGCTGGCTGGAGGACTGGATGGCAGCCAACACCGTTCCCCCGCACGTCAGCCTTGTCACCTGCGCTGCGGCCCCGTCGCTGTTCTACGCCGATTGGGTGGAGCCGATCCCCGACGATCACCCGCAACTCAAGCGGCTGCGCCCCGAGCTTCTCGCGCTCGCTCCGGTATCCCGCTGCATCGAGGACGCGCGCCCGTTCCGCGGCTATTTTCCGCCTGGCGCCCCTGAGCGCGATTGAGCCCGCAGGAGAGCAGACGATGGCCGAATACACGCTCTACACAAATCCCATGAGCCGGGGCCAGATT is part of the Altererythrobacter sp. TH136 genome and harbors:
- a CDS encoding dihydrofolate reductase family protein, coding for MARKVTGGCFLSLDGVMQAPGGPTEDTQGGFDEGGWMFKIWDPGIEQTLGALFSGDYDLLLGRRTYDIFAAYWPYAEEPENRPMRDAFDAANKYVLTRGDQPLEWQNSHRLAGIEDVARNKHSEGSDIIIQGSSTIYPDLLAAGLIDELVLMTFPVVLGQGKRLFGGGTPVDKFEMIDHRVTDQGTVIATYRPGGKLPPYPAEGPIGAKSEREAERQRKMAAGIW
- a CDS encoding glutathione S-transferase family protein gives rise to the protein MLQLYGHPFSSYTWKALIPLYANETPFEFRSVDPGEGAEHGAFVAAAHPAGKFPVLIDGATTVVEATAIVEYLAVHHPGAAPLVPADPAEAVVARMLDRVFDNYVMHHMTRVVLAHIVGGESPDQAEIASAKESLRRVYRWLEDWMAANTVPPHVSLVTCAAAPSLFYADWVEPIPDDHPQLKRLRPELLALAPVSRCIEDARPFRGYFPPGAPERD